From a single Sporosarcina oncorhynchi genomic region:
- a CDS encoding Ger(x)C family spore germination protein, which yields MKSFAIALVLLLSIILQTGCSFKDIDKRLFIAAIAIDPAESGAGYKVTLKLALPIASVKNSSGPRYAYLETEGDSIGESLRKLESHADKVLEYGHVKAIIINEKLFSEDVQMFMDYFTRRGDIQLIAYVIAAKPSAAEIIKVEPETEAASTITLFNFFDDSATESPYITTSFLFQFRRDYLGKGICAFIPLMETNDEGTELIVQKAIATGEGSDSLTLSDNQTKYYNSLFNRKSGLDYLVETDDLKLMLNIKQVKMSYQIITEGNEPKSIKVHVDFAGIIGQSSKVLHIEKLDKYNTASEKVLKENLTDFFKTLQEANIDPGFGLRYRATRLNQEGLIEKWEAAYKDLPIDISVKVRLKSTGAVE from the coding sequence ATGAAGTCATTTGCAATAGCTCTCGTTCTACTTTTATCTATCATTTTACAGACGGGATGTTCGTTCAAGGATATCGACAAACGGCTTTTTATAGCTGCGATTGCCATTGATCCTGCGGAAAGCGGGGCCGGCTATAAAGTGACATTGAAACTGGCTTTACCGATTGCTTCAGTAAAGAATTCGTCAGGCCCGCGATATGCCTATTTGGAGACAGAAGGCGACTCAATTGGTGAGTCATTGAGAAAGCTTGAAAGTCACGCCGATAAAGTGCTCGAGTATGGGCATGTCAAAGCAATTATCATTAATGAAAAACTTTTTTCAGAAGATGTTCAGATGTTTATGGATTATTTTACACGGAGGGGTGATATTCAACTCATTGCGTATGTGATAGCTGCGAAGCCTTCTGCAGCAGAAATCATCAAAGTTGAACCTGAAACGGAAGCGGCTTCCACAATAACGCTATTCAACTTTTTCGACGACTCTGCTACAGAAAGCCCATATATAACTACCAGTTTTTTATTCCAATTCAGAAGAGACTATCTAGGTAAGGGAATCTGTGCATTCATCCCTCTCATGGAAACGAATGACGAAGGGACAGAGCTGATTGTCCAAAAAGCGATTGCTACAGGGGAAGGTAGTGATTCGCTAACGTTAAGTGACAACCAAACAAAATATTACAATTCTCTATTTAATAGAAAGAGTGGACTGGACTATCTAGTCGAAACTGATGATCTGAAATTGATGCTTAATATTAAACAAGTTAAGATGTCCTATCAAATCATTACGGAAGGAAATGAACCGAAATCAATAAAAGTGCATGTAGATTTTGCGGGCATTATCGGACAATCAAGCAAGGTACTACATATTGAAAAATTGGACAAGTATAATACAGCTTCAGAAAAAGTACTCAAGGAGAATTTAACAGATTTTTTTAAGACTCTACAAGAAGCTAACATTGACCCCGGTTTCGGACTTAGGTATCGCGCTACACGACTGAATCAAGAAGGGCTCATTGAAAAATGGGAAGCTGCCTACAAAGATTTACCTATCGATATAAGCGTAAAAGTTCGACTCAAAAGCACTGGGGCAGTTGAATGA